The following are encoded together in the Pleurocapsa sp. FMAR1 genome:
- a CDS encoding pentapeptide repeat-containing protein — translation MDKNTAIELIEQYSSGIRQFHQAQLEQADFKEQFLSQVDFKEANLNRANLKNADLSDADLSKSSLIDADLSKAHLSRINLVNANLTEADLSESILNRADLSGACLINARFTSAVAIEANFSNANLSGANLIAVDLSTANLAGASYNNDTSFPADFDPVSRGMIGECNVEKLIAQFAHLCQCSNKYLGGTMTAKYFNSSRPDFDWLNQFAIDKSSQVSFQGDLADSISSQQLHWFQTWMDSFVKSCSQIIKDFSKRI, via the coding sequence GTGGATAAAAACACAGCTATTGAGCTTATAGAGCAATATTCTTCGGGGATAAGGCAATTTCATCAAGCACAACTTGAACAAGCAGATTTTAAGGAACAATTTTTGAGTCAAGTTGATTTTAAAGAAGCTAATCTTAATCGCGCCAACCTAAAAAATGCGGATTTGAGTGATGCAGATTTGAGTAAATCATCTTTAATCGACGCCGATTTAAGTAAAGCTCATCTTAGCCGTATAAATCTGGTAAATGCCAATCTTACCGAAGCAGACTTAAGTGAATCAATTCTTAATCGAGCAGATTTGAGTGGAGCTTGTTTAATCAATGCTCGTTTTACTTCAGCAGTTGCCATAGAAGCTAATTTTAGCAATGCTAATTTATCGGGAGCTAATTTAATCGCCGTAGATCTAAGCACTGCCAATCTTGCAGGAGCTTCTTATAATAACGATACCAGTTTCCCTGCTGATTTTGACCCCGTGAGCCGAGGAATGATTGGCGAGTGCAATGTTGAGAAATTAATTGCTCAGTTCGCTCATCTTTGTCAATGTAGTAATAAATATTTGGGAGGTACAATGACTGCCAAGTATTTTAATTCTTCTCGCCCAGATTTTGATTGGCTCAATCAGTTTGCGATCGATAAATCTAGTCAAGTATCTTTTCAAGGAGATTTAGCTGATTCAATAAGCTCTCAGCAACTACACTGGTTTCAAACTTGGATGGATTCTTTTGTTAAATCTTGCTCTCAAATAATCAAGGATTTTTCAAAACGAATTTAA
- a CDS encoding sugar O-acetyltransferase produces the protein MKKTEREKMLNNELYLAADEELTAMRFHARQLLYDFNFSSPDEVDRRKDIVFSLFGNIGSNFTIELPFYGDYGCHIFAGDNLYINYDCTILDCNTVHLGNDVLLAPKVQIYTAYHPTNPELRLSGKELAAPVVIGDNVWLGGGVIVCPGVTIGSNVTVGAGSVVTKDMPSNVVAAGNPCRVIKRV, from the coding sequence ATGAAAAAAACCGAGCGAGAAAAAATGCTGAATAACGAGTTGTATTTGGCAGCAGATGAAGAACTAACTGCAATGCGCTTCCACGCTCGTCAATTGCTCTATGACTTCAACTTTTCATCGCCTGATGAAGTAGATCGCCGTAAAGATATTGTTTTTAGTTTATTTGGCAATATTGGTTCAAATTTCACTATAGAGCTTCCTTTTTATGGCGATTATGGTTGTCATATTTTTGCTGGAGATAATTTATACATTAATTACGACTGCACAATTCTCGACTGCAATACGGTACATTTAGGCAATGATGTTTTACTCGCACCAAAGGTTCAAATTTATACGGCATATCATCCTACAAATCCTGAATTGAGATTATCAGGGAAGGAATTAGCAGCACCAGTTGTAATTGGCGATAATGTTTGGCTTGGCGGAGGGGTAATTGTGTGTCCTGGAGTAACAATTGGCTCGAATGTAACTGTCGGTGCGGGTAGTGTTGTAACTAAAGATATGCCGAGTAATGTGGTCGCAGCAGGTAATCCGTGCCGAGTGATCAAAAGGGTTTGA
- a CDS encoding pentapeptide repeat-containing protein, giving the protein MNSESSDSTLNNNLEKITELKTKTEIDGQSLSLVTPESAEPSVTPRPQIPKKNGRKISFSQSQLIIIALLLMGLGLWFGLPWLGITSSIAALLLSLGVVFNSVRSWIKKFLTIQERRSILAFTGFVLAIAGLCNYLGIYRNIGRWLTQFKYDEFGSWADWIGALGQILIAILAVYVAWAQYVISKDLTIQQNRITQQQTIDTYFQGISDLTLNEEGLLEDWPQERAIAEGRTASILSSIDEDGKSKVIRFLSQSRLLTPLQRDNRLGRAILDGSGGYAEDRPYGTRVVDLGVMLAGAYLVGQDLRWTDLSDANMVRANLSHCDLVKANLARTVLYEANLAGADMKSTRLFYGSVETSTPRSITAQPDYKTGKHTGIVVEKANLSGIKRLSEEQRYYLCAWCGEKSRATVPGGCEGIPNKLGR; this is encoded by the coding sequence ATGAACAGTGAAAGTTCTGATTCTACCCTCAATAATAATTTAGAAAAAATAACGGAACTAAAAACTAAAACAGAAATAGATGGACAATCTTTATCTTTGGTAACACCAGAATCAGCAGAACCATCGGTAACGCCAAGACCTCAAATTCCCAAGAAGAATGGTCGCAAGATTAGCTTTTCCCAATCCCAGTTAATTATCATTGCTCTTTTGCTCATGGGATTAGGCTTGTGGTTCGGGCTTCCCTGGTTAGGTATAACTAGTTCTATTGCTGCTTTGCTGCTTTCTTTGGGCGTAGTTTTTAATTCTGTTAGAAGTTGGATCAAAAAGTTTTTAACAATTCAAGAAAGAAGAAGCATTTTGGCTTTTACTGGCTTTGTTTTGGCGATCGCAGGGTTATGCAATTATTTAGGTATTTATAGAAATATTGGCAGATGGCTGACTCAGTTCAAATATGATGAATTTGGCTCTTGGGCTGACTGGATCGGCGCCTTGGGGCAAATTTTAATTGCTATTCTGGCGGTATATGTAGCTTGGGCGCAATATGTAATTTCTAAAGATCTAACTATTCAACAAAACCGTATTACTCAACAACAAACCATCGACACTTATTTTCAGGGAATCTCCGATCTAACTTTAAATGAAGAAGGTTTACTAGAAGATTGGCCTCAAGAAAGAGCGATCGCCGAAGGTAGAACTGCTTCCATCCTCTCCAGCATTGACGAAGATGGCAAATCAAAAGTAATCCGCTTTTTGTCTCAATCACGTTTACTCACTCCTCTTCAAAGAGATAATCGTTTGGGCAGAGCAATACTAGATGGGAGTGGAGGATATGCTGAAGATCGTCCCTATGGAACTAGAGTAGTTGACCTTGGTGTCATGCTAGCAGGCGCATATTTAGTGGGACAAGATCTGCGCTGGACAGATTTGAGCGATGCTAATATGGTTCGAGCCAATCTAAGTCATTGTGACTTAGTAAAAGCTAATCTTGCGCGTACTGTGCTTTACGAGGCTAATTTAGCTGGGGCAGATATGAAAAGTACTCGCTTGTTTTATGGTTCAGTAGAAACTTCGACTCCTCGTAGCATTACTGCTCAACCAGACTATAAAACAGGCAAACACACGGGAATAGTCGTTGAAAAAGCCAACCTTTCAGGAATTAAGCGACTAAGTGAAGAACAACGTTACTATCTATGTGCTTGGTGTGGCGAAAAGTCAAGAGCTACTGTACCTGGGGGTTGTGAAGGTATTCCCAATAAATTGGGTAGATAA
- a CDS encoding DNA-processing protein DprA: MSQQPLDTVTISDPSLDTLTQELAAIQQIDSKRIALLGSRHVPLMHQQLIEMMSYALVLAGNRLVTSGAIGTNSAAIKGAMRADANLLTVILPQSLSRQPRESKKQLEKVIHLIENSSNDHLSLGEASGMCNSEIIARSDQLICFAFHDSGTLLKTCKEAEEQRKIVTLFYFD, from the coding sequence TTGAGCCAACAACCATTAGACACCGTAACTATTAGCGATCCTAGTCTCGATACATTAACCCAAGAGTTAGCTGCTATTCAGCAGATTGATTCCAAACGAATTGCTTTATTAGGTTCTCGTCATGTACCTCTGATGCACCAACAGCTAATCGAAATGATGAGCTACGCTTTGGTATTAGCAGGTAATCGCCTAGTAACGTCAGGAGCAATTGGGACAAACTCAGCAGCCATTAAAGGTGCAATGCGCGCCGATGCCAACTTACTTACGGTAATTCTTCCCCAGAGTCTATCCCGTCAGCCTAGAGAATCAAAAAAACAATTGGAAAAAGTTATTCACCTAATTGAAAACTCTAGTAACGATCATTTATCTTTAGGTGAGGCGAGTGGTATGTGTAATAGCGAAATTATTGCCCGCAGCGATCAATTAATTTGTTTTGCTTTCCACGATAGCGGTACTCTTTTAAAGACCTGTAAAGAAGCAGAAGAACAACGTAAAATAGTTACCCTATTTTATTTTGATTAG
- a CDS encoding MAPEG family protein encodes MNLSVSVILLYSIVGAVILVYAPFLVVAWGRLQTGYDQSAPRAMFDKLPAFAQRATWAHQNSFEALTIYGLAALMAYATRVDSDWAKIAAIAFLVARLLYSVFYILNIPIGRSLMFALGSLCGWTLFALSIIQAMN; translated from the coding sequence ATGAATTTATCTGTTAGCGTAATTCTGCTTTATTCGATAGTTGGGGCGGTTATTTTGGTGTACGCACCATTTTTAGTTGTGGCTTGGGGACGTTTACAGACAGGATACGATCAGTCTGCACCTCGCGCCATGTTCGATAAACTACCTGCCTTTGCCCAAAGAGCAACCTGGGCGCATCAGAATAGCTTTGAAGCCCTAACTATTTATGGCTTGGCTGCTTTGATGGCTTACGCTACGAGGGTAGATTCAGATTGGGCAAAAATTGCAGCGATCGCCTTTTTGGTAGCCCGTTTACTTTATTCTGTATTTTACATTCTTAATATTCCCATCGGGCGATCGCTAATGTTCGCGCTCGGCTCTTTATGTGGCTGGACTTTGTTTGCACTCAGCATCATCCAGGCAATGAATTAA
- a CDS encoding metal-binding protein translates to MPSGNTHDRITLWTLPWIVGISYGLTRNSGLTLILSGGYLFSGLMFGPDLDIRSIQYKRWGFLKGIWIPYRMFFRHRSLFTHGPIIGTCIRVLYLFMVIAWLAILLVGIAQLFWGFPWNWHKFVLDKSYLLTHKYLKETMALLLGLELGAMSHSISDFISSRHKKRLQKKQAKTAKITQVKR, encoded by the coding sequence ATGCCTTCTGGTAACACCCACGATCGAATTACTCTTTGGACTCTTCCTTGGATAGTTGGAATTAGTTACGGTTTAACCCGTAACAGCGGATTGACTCTAATTCTTTCTGGAGGATATTTGTTTAGTGGTTTAATGTTTGGTCCCGATTTAGATATTCGTTCTATACAATACAAACGCTGGGGCTTTTTGAAAGGGATCTGGATACCTTACCGTATGTTTTTCCGCCATCGCTCTTTATTTACTCACGGCCCGATAATTGGTACTTGTATTCGAGTTTTATATCTATTTATGGTTATTGCTTGGCTAGCTATTTTGCTGGTGGGAATTGCTCAGTTGTTTTGGGGTTTCCCTTGGAATTGGCATAAATTTGTGCTGGACAAGTCATATTTACTCACTCACAAATATTTAAAGGAAACTATGGCTCTACTTCTGGGCTTAGAGTTGGGTGCTATGAGCCATAGCATCAGCGATTTCATTAGTTCGCGTCACAAAAAACGTTTGCAGAAAAAGCAGGCAAAAACAGCTAAAATTACCCAAGTCAAACGATAA
- a CDS encoding FAD-dependent hydroxylase, which produces MLVKKQPEISSADLADLDCDLAIVGGGIVGATLAAALKDSGLRIIIIEARPLEVAAAKTQAYAFSPLSSRIYQGIGIWDKIVPYIGKYSNISLSDGDYPQQVKFGTKDFSGEYLGYVAQHNIVLTALQKHLVDCPNLTWLCPGEVTNVVTEKTFSLIELKVNQSKRLIKTKLVVGADGARSHIRSLAGIKARGWKYWQSCVAFTIKHTALENNTAFERFWPSGPMGVLPLPGNRCQIVWTHPHAEAKALAELNETDFLAKLQTYTGGVLGDLELVGDRLVFPVQLMQCDRYISSRLALVGDAAHCCHPVGGQGLNLGIRDAASLAQVLQTAHHQGQDIGDLKVLRRYEGWRKIENLAILGFTDLLDRMFSNNWLPMVVFRRLGLWSISYLKPLKIFALKLMTGLLGKTPKLAQR; this is translated from the coding sequence ATGTTAGTTAAAAAGCAACCAGAAATTAGTTCGGCAGATTTAGCAGATTTAGACTGTGATTTAGCAATTGTCGGTGGTGGCATTGTCGGTGCAACTTTAGCAGCAGCTTTAAAAGATTCTGGCTTGAGGATAATTATTATCGAAGCTCGACCATTAGAGGTGGCAGCAGCAAAAACCCAAGCCTATGCTTTTTCTCCTCTATCTAGTCGTATTTATCAGGGCATTGGTATTTGGGACAAAATAGTGCCTTACATTGGCAAATACAGCAATATCAGCTTATCTGATGGGGATTATCCTCAACAGGTAAAGTTTGGCACCAAGGATTTTTCAGGAGAGTATTTGGGCTATGTAGCTCAACACAACATAGTTTTAACCGCTCTCCAAAAGCATCTTGTAGATTGCCCTAACCTTACTTGGCTTTGTCCTGGAGAAGTAACAAATGTCGTAACGGAGAAAACTTTTTCGCTCATAGAACTCAAAGTAAACCAGTCAAAACGTTTAATCAAAACTAAACTAGTAGTTGGAGCAGATGGAGCGCGATCGCACATTCGCAGTTTAGCAGGAATTAAAGCCCGTGGCTGGAAGTACTGGCAATCCTGCGTGGCGTTTACAATTAAGCATACTGCCTTAGAAAATAATACTGCCTTTGAACGTTTTTGGCCCAGTGGCCCAATGGGAGTGTTGCCTCTACCAGGAAACCGCTGTCAAATTGTCTGGACACATCCCCACGCAGAAGCAAAGGCTTTAGCAGAATTAAACGAGACAGATTTTTTAGCGAAACTACAAACCTATACAGGAGGAGTTTTAGGAGATTTGGAGCTAGTAGGCGATCGCCTTGTTTTTCCTGTACAGTTAATGCAGTGCGATCGCTATATTAGTTCTCGTCTTGCTTTAGTGGGAGATGCTGCTCACTGTTGTCATCCCGTTGGCGGACAGGGCTTAAATTTAGGTATTCGCGACGCGGCTAGTTTGGCACAGGTATTGCAGACTGCTCATCACCAAGGGCAAGATATTGGCGATCTCAAAGTTTTGCGACGCTATGAAGGCTGGCGAAAAATAGAAAATTTAGCTATTTTGGGCTTTACAGATTTATTAGACAGAATGTTTTCTAATAATTGGCTGCCTATGGTGGTATTTCGTCGTTTAGGATTATGGTCAATCAGCTATTTAAAACCATTGAAAATTTTTGCTTTAAAACTCATGACAGGTTTACTAGGCAAAACACCAAAGCTAGCTCAACGTTAA
- a CDS encoding PCP reductase family protein, whose product MSNFNLTDDLAWTLQAQTKLKMIPFFARPQARQKIEAMAREAKLEEVTVEIVEQARVEFGQ is encoded by the coding sequence ATGAGTAATTTTAATTTGACCGATGACTTAGCTTGGACACTTCAAGCACAGACAAAACTAAAAATGATTCCCTTTTTTGCTCGTCCCCAAGCACGCCAAAAAATTGAAGCGATGGCACGAGAAGCAAAATTAGAAGAAGTTACTGTCGAGATTGTAGAACAAGCTAGAGTTGAGTTTGGACAATAG
- a CDS encoding potassium channel family protein — protein MQESFKRILTGTIIFVLTLVVAVIGYVSFGWTLLDSIYMVVITIFGVGYGEVHPLRTPPEKIFTMMVILAGTTSAVYIVGGFVQMVAGGEINKALDSRRQDRHIKHSENHAIICGFGRMGQIIAQQLLKDHQKFVIIDQESDRVAKAEQMGYLATQGNATDENLLIFAGIEKARVVATVLPNDAANVFITLTARGLNKGLIILARGELPSTEKKLKLAGADRVVLPAIIGGMRMANLITRPTVTDFLKSKGDRHYLDELLSQINVQIDELVINKSSPLANKSVGQIEVQGKGTFIIVAIRREDQTVIKNPDRSVMLRTGDTVIVMGHEGDIPKFAKFNELKSKMRYRGSSIG, from the coding sequence ATGCAGGAGTCATTTAAGCGCATTCTTACGGGAACGATTATTTTTGTTCTCACCCTGGTAGTAGCAGTAATTGGTTATGTTTCATTTGGTTGGACGTTATTAGACTCAATTTACATGGTAGTGATTACCATTTTTGGTGTGGGTTATGGGGAAGTGCATCCTTTAAGAACCCCACCAGAAAAGATTTTTACCATGATGGTAATTTTGGCGGGAACAACATCGGCAGTTTATATCGTAGGAGGTTTTGTACAGATGGTTGCAGGAGGAGAAATTAATAAGGCTTTAGATAGTCGTCGCCAGGATAGACATATAAAACATTCAGAAAATCACGCTATTATCTGCGGTTTTGGGCGCATGGGGCAAATAATAGCTCAACAGCTACTTAAAGATCACCAGAAGTTCGTTATTATAGACCAAGAAAGCGATCGCGTTGCCAAAGCTGAACAGATGGGCTACTTAGCTACCCAGGGCAATGCTACTGATGAAAATTTACTGATATTTGCTGGCATTGAAAAAGCCAGAGTCGTGGCTACAGTCCTACCAAATGATGCTGCTAACGTATTTATTACCCTAACGGCTCGTGGTTTGAACAAAGGTTTAATTATCCTGGCGCGAGGAGAGTTACCAAGCACAGAAAAGAAACTAAAGCTAGCAGGAGCAGATCGGGTGGTTTTACCTGCTATTATTGGCGGGATGCGGATGGCAAATTTAATTACTCGTCCAACTGTTACGGATTTTCTCAAAAGTAAAGGCGATCGCCATTATCTTGATGAATTGCTGAGTCAAATCAATGTGCAAATTGATGAATTAGTAATTAATAAAAGTTCGCCTTTAGCAAACAAAAGCGTTGGTCAAATAGAAGTACAAGGCAAAGGCACTTTTATTATTGTTGCTATCCGTCGCGAGGATCAAACCGTAATTAAAAATCCCGATCGCAGCGTTATGCTAAGAACAGGAGATACAGTTATTGTTATGGGACATGAGGGTGATATTCCTAAATTTGCCAAATTTAATGAGCTAAAAAGCAAAATGCGCTATCGAGGTTCGAGCATCGGCTAA
- a CDS encoding CsbD family protein, whose product MSTDDKSKKMADEYGMKAKEAMDKVTDEQPPEVKERVDKVQNAVEKTIDSAKDAVS is encoded by the coding sequence ATGAGTACTGATGATAAATCCAAAAAAATGGCTGATGAGTATGGCATGAAAGCCAAGGAAGCTATGGATAAAGTTACTGACGAGCAGCCTCCCGAAGTCAAAGAAAGAGTAGATAAAGTGCAAAATGCTGTAGAAAAAACAATTGATTCGGCAAAAGACGCTGTTAGCTAA
- a CDS encoding succinate dehydrogenase cytochrome b subunit, whose protein sequence is MTISSDRPKLINFYTSPIGKKIITGVTGLGLSLFVLVHMTGNLTLLASSEAYNQLAHFLESLGILLYVIEFSLLGLAIFHVVVGIKIRLNTLQARPIGYSQIKSVGEPSKQSLSSRSMLITGVVLLGFLVLHLATFKFGIYYTTIIDGVEMRNLSRLVIEKFHNPAYAFGYAGVMVMLAFHLRHGIWSAWQSIGVLNSKISPFVYAIALISAILIATGFVILPLSIYFDFVN, encoded by the coding sequence ATGACTATAAGTAGCGATCGCCCGAAGCTAATTAACTTTTATACTTCTCCCATCGGTAAAAAAATTATTACAGGCGTTACAGGCTTAGGTTTGTCTTTGTTTGTGCTAGTTCACATGACGGGGAATTTGACTTTATTAGCTAGTAGCGAGGCGTATAATCAGCTAGCGCATTTTCTCGAAAGTTTAGGCATTTTACTTTATGTTATTGAGTTTAGCTTATTAGGGTTGGCGATATTCCACGTAGTAGTTGGGATCAAAATTAGATTAAATACTTTGCAAGCAAGACCAATTGGATATAGCCAAATCAAAAGCGTAGGTGAGCCTAGCAAACAGTCTCTAAGTTCTCGCAGTATGCTGATTACTGGGGTTGTATTGCTAGGATTTTTAGTACTGCATCTAGCAACTTTTAAGTTTGGGATATATTACACAACCATTATTGATGGAGTTGAGATGCGTAACTTATCTCGTTTAGTCATTGAGAAATTTCACAATCCAGCCTATGCTTTCGGCTATGCGGGAGTGATGGTTATGCTAGCTTTCCATTTGCGTCACGGTATTTGGAGTGCTTGGCAATCAATTGGTGTGCTTAACTCTAAGATAAGTCCTTTTGTATATGCGATCGCCCTTATCTCAGCTATTTTAATCGCGACTGGTTTTGTAATCTTACCTTTGTCTATTTATTTTGATTTTGTCAATTGA
- a CDS encoding bifunctional aminoglycoside phosphotransferase/ATP-binding protein, producing the protein MRQSVAEVPSVVGTVEPFRGSHRFLAERQDLFQAMVDRGKIKECHGDLHLKNICLWKDKIQLFDRLEFNESFRFVDTMYDIAFTIMDLEARKKPEFANAFVNSYLEYTGDWEGLLILPLYLSRQAYVRAKVNSFLLDDPQVAETDKQEARKAASDYYRQAYQYTHSRLGSIILVSGLSGSGKSTVAQYIARKKGAIQQARGTSQNKFGVSALQIRSDAVRKHLAGISPEESGTDNIYSQEMTQKTYARLKELAIILAQQGYMVILDAKYDSLSLRQSVITQAQNNNISWKIIHCSAPVSVLRDRLNQRQNDISDATADLITNQQAKAEDFSPAEQAHVIEIDTSQANWQEKLNNVI; encoded by the coding sequence GTGAGACAGTCCGTTGCGGAGGTTCCCTCCGTTGTAGGAACTGTCGAACCCTTTAGGGGGTCGCATCGCTTTCTTGCCGAACGACAAGATTTATTCCAGGCTATGGTCGATCGAGGCAAAATAAAAGAATGCCACGGTGACTTGCATCTCAAAAATATTTGTCTATGGAAAGACAAGATTCAACTATTCGATCGCCTTGAATTTAACGAATCTTTCCGTTTCGTTGACACGATGTACGATATTGCGTTTACCATCATGGACTTAGAAGCGCGTAAAAAACCAGAGTTCGCCAACGCTTTTGTGAATAGCTATCTCGAATATACAGGGGACTGGGAAGGGTTACTTATATTGCCACTCTATTTAAGTAGACAGGCTTATGTTAGAGCTAAGGTAAATTCTTTTTTGCTAGACGATCCTCAAGTCGCTGAAACAGATAAACAAGAGGCTAGAAAAGCTGCTAGTGATTATTATCGACAGGCTTACCAATATACTCATAGTAGATTAGGCAGTATAATTTTGGTGTCTGGCTTATCAGGGTCGGGTAAAAGTACAGTGGCTCAATACATTGCTAGAAAGAAAGGTGCAATTCAACAAGCGCGTGGAACAAGTCAAAACAAGTTCGGCGTTTCCGCGCTTCAGATTCGCTCCGATGCTGTTCGCAAACATTTAGCAGGGATATCTCCAGAAGAGTCTGGCACAGATAATATTTACTCTCAAGAGATGACTCAAAAAACTTACGCTCGCCTTAAGGAATTGGCAATTATTCTGGCACAGCAAGGATACATGGTAATTCTCGATGCCAAATACGATAGCCTTAGTCTGCGTCAGTCTGTGATTACCCAAGCCCAGAATAATAATATATCTTGGAAAATAATCCACTGTAGCGCACCTGTATCTGTGTTGCGCGATCGCTTAAACCAACGTCAAAATGATATCTCCGATGCCACCGCCGACTTGATTACCAATCAGCAAGCAAAAGCAGAAGATTTCTCCCCAGCAGAACAAGCCCACGTAATAGAAATAGATACATCTCAAGCCAATTGGCAAGAAAAACTGAACAATGTCATCTAA